One Myotis daubentonii chromosome 3, mMyoDau2.1, whole genome shotgun sequence genomic window carries:
- the CCDC163 gene encoding transmembrane protein CCDC163 isoform X3 — protein MNLSWSEQLDALLNATDGNVARTKQRLYPLGISAAAGDLTGTWVPPNHLLPQPGAQAQQPWALETPIVPERLNWAEVHRTSSLRDEVTILRSQLRSQGQVTEALRQAVQGLLKEQEQQKYQICALEASLKLLQGGPERKTLLLEQCLDRLRRELRGLRSQVQEQAQAQIQAGPQKCSVTSGLHQEVQNERQLLWEESEVLREELKLLRDQLTQHQELMLKQMADGQQVQVRSWKMLEQQQSGQEGKEAARTEAEDARREHDLLSSEVSHQDNNSSWELLKKLDLQKSTLSNLEPSNFQLQVQSLEQEDLSFNGSKILLSDL, from the exons ATGAACCTGAGCTGGTCTGAGCAGCTCGATGCGCTTCTCAATGCTACTGACGGAAATGTGGCCAGGACTAAG CAGCGGTTGTATCCCCTTGGCATCTCTGCTGCAG CAGGAGATCTGACTGGGACCTGGGTTCCCCCTAATCACTTGCTTCCCCAACCAGGAGCCCAAGCTCAACAGCCTTGGGCTCTAGAGACTCCCATTGTTCCAGAGAGGCTAAATTGGGCTGAGGTCCATAGGACATCTTCTCTCCGGGATGAAGTTACTATTCTTAGATCCCAGCTACGATCCCAGGGTCAG GTGACTGAGGCACTAAGACAAGCTGTGCAGGGCCTGCTGAAAGAGCAAGAGCAGCAGAAGTACCAAATCTGTGCCCTGGAAG CATCACTAAAGTTGCTGCAGGGGGGCCCAGAGCGGAAGACTCTTCTCCTGGAGCAATGCCTGGACCGGCTGAGAAGGGAACTGAGGGGCCTTCGAAGCCAGGTGCAGGAACAGGCCCAAGCCCAAATACAAGCAGGTCCACAAAAGTGCAGTGTTACCAGTGGCCTTCACCAAGAGGTGCAGAATGA GAGGCAACTGCTATGGGAGGAGTCAGAGGTCCTGAGGGAGGAACTGAAGTTGCTGCGGGATCAGCTGA CCCAGCATCAGGAGCTGATGCTGAAACAGATGGCTGACGGGCAGCAAGTTCAGGTCCGCAGCTGGAAG ATGTTGGAGCAGCAGCAGAGTGGCCAGGAGGGCAAGGAGGCTGCCAGGACAGAGGCTGAGGATGCCCGGCGGGAGCATGACCTCCTCAG CTCTGAAGTCAGTCATCAGGACAACAACAGTAGCTGGGAACTTTTAAAGAAGCTGG ATCTCCAGAAGAGTACCCTTTCTAACCTGGAACCCAGCAActttcagctccaggtccagagcCTTGAGCAGGAGGACCTATCCTTTAATGGCTCCAAGATACTCCTGAGTGACCTGTAA
- the MMACHC gene encoding cyanocobalamin reductase / alkylcobalamin dealkylase isoform X2, translated as MYMYFLFQVAWYNAVLPSAFHLPLPGPTLAFLVLSTPAMFDRALKPFLQSGHLQPLTDPVDQCVAYHLGRVKKSLPELQIEVIADYEVHPNRRPKILAQTAAHVAGAAYYYQRQDVEADPWGTQHISGVCIHPRFGGWFAIRGVLLLPGIEVPDLPPAKPLDCVPTRTDRIALLESFNFHWRDWAYRDAVTPQERYSEEQKAYFSTPPAQRLALLGLAQPSEEPSSASPELLFTTLIPKSQNLSRARGWLSPRVSPPASPGP; from the exons atgtatatgtattttctgTTCCAGGTGGCATGGTACAATGCAGTCCTGCCTTCAGCCTTCCACCTGCCCCTGCCAGGACCTACCCTGGCCTTCCTGGTACTCAGCACACCTGCCATGTTTGACCGGGCCCTGAAGCCCTTCCTGCAGAGTGGCCACCTCCAACCACTGACTGACCCTGTGGACCAATGTGTGGCCTACCACCTAGGCCGTGTTAAAAAG AGCCTCCCAGAGCTGCAGATTGAAGTTATTGCTGACTACGAGGTACACCCCAACCGGCGTCCCAAGATTCTGGCCCAGACAGCAGCCCATGTGGCAGGGGCTGCTTACTACTACCAACGACAGGACGTAGAGGCTGACCCCTGGGGAACCCAG CATATATCAGGTGTGTGCATACATCCCCGATTTGGGGGCTGGTTTGCCATCCGAGGGGTATTGCTGCTGCCAGGAATAGAAGTGCCTGATCTGCCACCCGCTAAACCCCTCGACTGTGTACCAACAAGAACTGACCGAATCGCCCTGCTtgaaagcttcaattttcattgGCGTGACTGGGCTTACCGGGATGCTGTGACACCCCAGGAGCGCTACTCAGAAGAGCAGAAAGCCTACTTTTCCACACCACCTGCCCAGCGCTTGGCCTTGCTGGGCTTGGCCCAACCCTCAGAGGAGCCTAGTTCTGCATCCCCGGAGCTTCTCTTTACCACACTGATACCCAAATCTCAGAATCTCAGCAGAGCCAGGGGGTGGCTCAGCCCCAGGGTCTCACCACCTGCATCCCCTGGCCCTTGA
- the MMACHC gene encoding cyanocobalamin reductase / alkylcobalamin dealkylase isoform X1 has product MEPQVAELKQKIEDTLCPFGFEVYPFQVAWYNAVLPSAFHLPLPGPTLAFLVLSTPAMFDRALKPFLQSGHLQPLTDPVDQCVAYHLGRVKKSLPELQIEVIADYEVHPNRRPKILAQTAAHVAGAAYYYQRQDVEADPWGTQHISGVCIHPRFGGWFAIRGVLLLPGIEVPDLPPAKPLDCVPTRTDRIALLESFNFHWRDWAYRDAVTPQERYSEEQKAYFSTPPAQRLALLGLAQPSEEPSSASPELLFTTLIPKSQNLSRARGWLSPRVSPPASPGP; this is encoded by the exons ATGGAGCCGCAAGTCGCTGAGCTGAAGCAGAAGATTGAGGACACGTTGTGCCCTTTTGGCTTCGAGGTTTACCCCTTCCAG GTGGCATGGTACAATGCAGTCCTGCCTTCAGCCTTCCACCTGCCCCTGCCAGGACCTACCCTGGCCTTCCTGGTACTCAGCACACCTGCCATGTTTGACCGGGCCCTGAAGCCCTTCCTGCAGAGTGGCCACCTCCAACCACTGACTGACCCTGTGGACCAATGTGTGGCCTACCACCTAGGCCGTGTTAAAAAG AGCCTCCCAGAGCTGCAGATTGAAGTTATTGCTGACTACGAGGTACACCCCAACCGGCGTCCCAAGATTCTGGCCCAGACAGCAGCCCATGTGGCAGGGGCTGCTTACTACTACCAACGACAGGACGTAGAGGCTGACCCCTGGGGAACCCAG CATATATCAGGTGTGTGCATACATCCCCGATTTGGGGGCTGGTTTGCCATCCGAGGGGTATTGCTGCTGCCAGGAATAGAAGTGCCTGATCTGCCACCCGCTAAACCCCTCGACTGTGTACCAACAAGAACTGACCGAATCGCCCTGCTtgaaagcttcaattttcattgGCGTGACTGGGCTTACCGGGATGCTGTGACACCCCAGGAGCGCTACTCAGAAGAGCAGAAAGCCTACTTTTCCACACCACCTGCCCAGCGCTTGGCCTTGCTGGGCTTGGCCCAACCCTCAGAGGAGCCTAGTTCTGCATCCCCGGAGCTTCTCTTTACCACACTGATACCCAAATCTCAGAATCTCAGCAGAGCCAGGGGGTGGCTCAGCCCCAGGGTCTCACCACCTGCATCCCCTGGCCCTTGA
- the CCDC163 gene encoding transmembrane protein CCDC163 isoform X1 gives MNLSWSEQLDALLNATDGNVARTKQRLYPLGISAAAGDLTGTWVPPNHLLPQPGAQAQQPWALETPIVPERLNWAEVHRTSSLRDEVTILRSQLRSQGQVTEALRQAVQGLLKEQEQQKYQICALEASLKLLQGGPERKTLLLEQCLDRLRRELRGLRSQVQEQAQAQIQAGPQKCSVTSGLHQEVQNERQLLWEESEVLREELKLLRDQLTQHQELMLKQMADGQQVQVRSWKMLEQQQSGQEGKEAARTEAEDARREHDLLRTSVHVLESKLPLAATFAMSLSSSSSEVSHQDNNSSWELLKKLDLQKSTLSNLEPSNFQLQVQSLEQEDLSFNGSKILLSDL, from the exons ATGAACCTGAGCTGGTCTGAGCAGCTCGATGCGCTTCTCAATGCTACTGACGGAAATGTGGCCAGGACTAAG CAGCGGTTGTATCCCCTTGGCATCTCTGCTGCAG CAGGAGATCTGACTGGGACCTGGGTTCCCCCTAATCACTTGCTTCCCCAACCAGGAGCCCAAGCTCAACAGCCTTGGGCTCTAGAGACTCCCATTGTTCCAGAGAGGCTAAATTGGGCTGAGGTCCATAGGACATCTTCTCTCCGGGATGAAGTTACTATTCTTAGATCCCAGCTACGATCCCAGGGTCAG GTGACTGAGGCACTAAGACAAGCTGTGCAGGGCCTGCTGAAAGAGCAAGAGCAGCAGAAGTACCAAATCTGTGCCCTGGAAG CATCACTAAAGTTGCTGCAGGGGGGCCCAGAGCGGAAGACTCTTCTCCTGGAGCAATGCCTGGACCGGCTGAGAAGGGAACTGAGGGGCCTTCGAAGCCAGGTGCAGGAACAGGCCCAAGCCCAAATACAAGCAGGTCCACAAAAGTGCAGTGTTACCAGTGGCCTTCACCAAGAGGTGCAGAATGA GAGGCAACTGCTATGGGAGGAGTCAGAGGTCCTGAGGGAGGAACTGAAGTTGCTGCGGGATCAGCTGA CCCAGCATCAGGAGCTGATGCTGAAACAGATGGCTGACGGGCAGCAAGTTCAGGTCCGCAGCTGGAAG ATGTTGGAGCAGCAGCAGAGTGGCCAGGAGGGCAAGGAGGCTGCCAGGACAGAGGCTGAGGATGCCCGGCGGGAGCATGACCTCCTCAG gACCTCTGTTCACGTCCTTGAGTCGAAGCTACCCCTGGCTGCCACCTTTGCCATGTCTCTTTCTTCATCTAGCTCTGAAGTCAGTCATCAGGACAACAACAGTAGCTGGGAACTTTTAAAGAAGCTGG ATCTCCAGAAGAGTACCCTTTCTAACCTGGAACCCAGCAActttcagctccaggtccagagcCTTGAGCAGGAGGACCTATCCTTTAATGGCTCCAAGATACTCCTGAGTGACCTGTAA
- the CCDC163 gene encoding transmembrane protein CCDC163 isoform X2: MNLSWSEQLDALLNATDGNVARTKQRLYPLGISAAGDLTGTWVPPNHLLPQPGAQAQQPWALETPIVPERLNWAEVHRTSSLRDEVTILRSQLRSQGQVTEALRQAVQGLLKEQEQQKYQICALEASLKLLQGGPERKTLLLEQCLDRLRRELRGLRSQVQEQAQAQIQAGPQKCSVTSGLHQEVQNERQLLWEESEVLREELKLLRDQLTQHQELMLKQMADGQQVQVRSWKMLEQQQSGQEGKEAARTEAEDARREHDLLRTSVHVLESKLPLAATFAMSLSSSSSEVSHQDNNSSWELLKKLDLQKSTLSNLEPSNFQLQVQSLEQEDLSFNGSKILLSDL; this comes from the exons ATGAACCTGAGCTGGTCTGAGCAGCTCGATGCGCTTCTCAATGCTACTGACGGAAATGTGGCCAGGACTAAG CAGCGGTTGTATCCCCTTGGCATCTCTGCTGCAG GAGATCTGACTGGGACCTGGGTTCCCCCTAATCACTTGCTTCCCCAACCAGGAGCCCAAGCTCAACAGCCTTGGGCTCTAGAGACTCCCATTGTTCCAGAGAGGCTAAATTGGGCTGAGGTCCATAGGACATCTTCTCTCCGGGATGAAGTTACTATTCTTAGATCCCAGCTACGATCCCAGGGTCAG GTGACTGAGGCACTAAGACAAGCTGTGCAGGGCCTGCTGAAAGAGCAAGAGCAGCAGAAGTACCAAATCTGTGCCCTGGAAG CATCACTAAAGTTGCTGCAGGGGGGCCCAGAGCGGAAGACTCTTCTCCTGGAGCAATGCCTGGACCGGCTGAGAAGGGAACTGAGGGGCCTTCGAAGCCAGGTGCAGGAACAGGCCCAAGCCCAAATACAAGCAGGTCCACAAAAGTGCAGTGTTACCAGTGGCCTTCACCAAGAGGTGCAGAATGA GAGGCAACTGCTATGGGAGGAGTCAGAGGTCCTGAGGGAGGAACTGAAGTTGCTGCGGGATCAGCTGA CCCAGCATCAGGAGCTGATGCTGAAACAGATGGCTGACGGGCAGCAAGTTCAGGTCCGCAGCTGGAAG ATGTTGGAGCAGCAGCAGAGTGGCCAGGAGGGCAAGGAGGCTGCCAGGACAGAGGCTGAGGATGCCCGGCGGGAGCATGACCTCCTCAG gACCTCTGTTCACGTCCTTGAGTCGAAGCTACCCCTGGCTGCCACCTTTGCCATGTCTCTTTCTTCATCTAGCTCTGAAGTCAGTCATCAGGACAACAACAGTAGCTGGGAACTTTTAAAGAAGCTGG ATCTCCAGAAGAGTACCCTTTCTAACCTGGAACCCAGCAActttcagctccaggtccagagcCTTGAGCAGGAGGACCTATCCTTTAATGGCTCCAAGATACTCCTGAGTGACCTGTAA